The Kitasatospora paranensis genome has a window encoding:
- the ald gene encoding alanine dehydrogenase, which translates to MKVGIPREVKNHEYRVAITPAGVHELVRNGHEVYIEDNAGLGSSIPNEEYVAAGATILPTADEVWATADLLLKVKEPIAQEYHRLRKGQTLFTYLHLAADRAGTDALVASGTTAIAYETVQLANGALPLLAPMSEVAGRLAPQVGSYHLMRPAGGRGVLPGGVPGTHPAKAVVIGGGVSGWHAATIAIGMGYDVTLLDRDINKLREADRIFGTKIKAIASNSFELEKAVLEADLVIGAVLIPGAKAPKLVTNELVSRMKPGSVLVDIAIDQGGCFEDSRATTHAEPTFQVHNSVFYCVANMPGAVPNTSTYALTNATLPYIVELANRGWKEALRRDAALAKGLNVHEGQITYKAVADAFELPSVDLGTVLA; encoded by the coding sequence GTGAAGGTCGGCATCCCCCGCGAGGTCAAGAACCACGAGTACCGCGTGGCCATCACGCCCGCCGGCGTGCATGAGCTGGTCCGCAACGGACACGAGGTCTACATCGAGGACAACGCCGGTCTCGGCTCCTCGATCCCCAACGAGGAGTACGTGGCCGCCGGCGCCACCATCCTCCCCACCGCCGACGAGGTGTGGGCCACCGCCGACCTGCTGCTGAAGGTCAAGGAGCCCATCGCGCAGGAGTACCACCGCCTGCGCAAGGGCCAGACCCTCTTCACCTACCTGCACCTGGCGGCCGACCGCGCCGGCACCGACGCGCTGGTCGCCTCCGGCACCACCGCCATCGCGTACGAGACCGTGCAGCTCGCCAACGGCGCCCTGCCGCTGCTCGCCCCGATGTCCGAGGTCGCGGGCCGTCTCGCCCCGCAGGTCGGCTCCTACCACCTGATGCGTCCGGCCGGCGGCCGCGGCGTGCTCCCCGGCGGAGTGCCCGGCACCCACCCGGCCAAGGCGGTCGTCATCGGCGGCGGTGTCTCCGGCTGGCACGCGGCCACCATCGCCATCGGCATGGGCTACGACGTGACCCTGCTCGACCGCGACATCAACAAGCTGCGCGAGGCCGACCGGATCTTCGGCACGAAGATCAAGGCCATCGCCTCCAACTCCTTCGAGCTGGAGAAGGCCGTCCTGGAGGCCGACCTGGTGATCGGCGCCGTGCTGATCCCGGGCGCCAAGGCGCCGAAGCTCGTCACCAACGAGCTGGTCTCCCGTATGAAGCCGGGTTCCGTGCTCGTCGACATCGCGATCGACCAGGGCGGCTGCTTCGAGGACTCCCGCGCGACCACGCACGCCGAGCCGACCTTCCAGGTCCACAACTCGGTCTTCTACTGCGTGGCCAACATGCCGGGCGCCGTCCCGAACACCTCCACCTACGCGCTGACCAACGCGACGCTGCCCTACATCGTCGAGCTGGCCAACCGCGGGTGGAAGGAGGCGCTGCGCCGCGACGCCGCGCTCGCCAAGGGCCTGAACGTGCACGAGGGCCAGATCACCTACAAGGCCGTCGCCGACGCCTTCGAGCTGCCGTCGGTCGACCTGGGCACCGTCCTCGCCTGA
- a CDS encoding ParA family protein, producing MGAAEVGSVAVRTFEARQSAASAAGDYDAELASYGLSYADLGYGPYDDPDAEYEPDPEYAATLAPDAARQRRERVGPTGRPLPYFPIPAPVADHGPAQIIAMCNQKGGVGKTTSTINLGAALAEYGRRVLLVDFDPQGALSVGLGVNPMELDVTVYNLLMERGLTADEVLLKTAVPGMDLLPSNIDLSAAEVQLVSEVARESALARALKPLLPDYDYVIIDCQPSLGLLTVNALTAAHSVIVPLECEFFALRGVALLTETIEKVCERLNPDLRLDGILATMYDSRTVHSREVLARVVEAFGEHVFHTVIGRTVRFPETTVAGEPITTYATNSVGAAAYRQLAREVLDRCRPAE from the coding sequence GTGGGCGCGGCGGAGGTCGGCTCGGTCGCGGTCCGCACCTTCGAGGCCCGCCAGAGCGCCGCATCGGCCGCCGGCGACTACGACGCGGAGCTCGCCTCCTACGGCCTGTCCTACGCCGACCTCGGCTACGGCCCCTACGACGACCCCGACGCCGAGTACGAGCCGGACCCGGAGTACGCGGCCACCCTGGCCCCCGACGCCGCCCGGCAGCGCCGCGAGCGGGTCGGCCCCACCGGCCGTCCGCTGCCGTACTTCCCGATCCCCGCCCCGGTGGCCGACCACGGCCCCGCGCAGATCATCGCCATGTGCAACCAGAAGGGCGGCGTCGGCAAGACCACGTCGACCATCAACCTGGGCGCCGCGCTCGCCGAGTACGGGCGCCGGGTGCTGCTGGTGGACTTCGACCCGCAGGGCGCCCTCTCGGTCGGCCTCGGCGTCAACCCGATGGAGCTCGACGTCACCGTCTACAACCTGCTCATGGAGCGGGGCCTGACGGCCGATGAGGTGCTGCTGAAGACCGCCGTGCCCGGCATGGACCTGCTGCCCTCCAACATCGACCTGTCCGCCGCCGAGGTCCAGCTCGTCAGCGAGGTCGCCCGCGAGTCCGCACTCGCCCGGGCCCTCAAGCCGCTGCTGCCCGACTACGACTACGTCATCATCGACTGCCAGCCCTCGCTGGGCCTGCTGACGGTCAATGCCCTGACGGCGGCTCACAGCGTGATCGTCCCGCTGGAGTGCGAGTTCTTCGCCCTGCGCGGTGTCGCGCTGCTCACCGAGACCATCGAGAAGGTCTGCGAGCGGCTCAACCCCGACCTGCGCCTGGACGGCATCCTGGCCACCATGTACGACTCCCGCACCGTGCACAGCCGCGAGGTGCTGGCCCGCGTCGTGGAGGCCTTCGGCGAGCACGTCTTCCACACCGTCATCGGGCGCACCGTCAGGTTCCCCGAGACCACGGTGGCCGGCGAGCCGATCACCACGTACGCCACCAACTCGGTCGGCGCCGCCGCCTACCGCCAGCTCGCCAGGGAGGTGCTCGACCGGTGCCGCCCCGCCGAGTGA
- a CDS encoding tetratricopeptide repeat protein encodes MARKTATMDAAIADGGGPAAAADALPPGAAPFAGRRAELAALGAAARAARHAPEDRGRLVVLAGRPGSGRTSLAVHHARTLAAEYPDGLLYVRLSAPDGGRVTAGRAARELLRQLGAVPPGLLPPADTADTEDPACAALREALAGRRALLLLDDVRDAAQLRPLLGVGASCLLLAVTAGPLTGIDKVDPVILGGLDQTSAVRLLGELVGGTRVAADPVGAAELAEACAARPAALRLMADRLRGNARAAVTDAAGELAAATGRAAAGTAKPADTRADTRPAGRDGGRDGAQDAVPAEAGPDSADGPRKGTGNPGERSGTAPGKGRKQAQRAAEPTAAAAPGRPAAAPQPGDDGPLPLPEGEPLLGAFDLVYRALPAAQARMLRMLTLAPAQLADLRTASALVGCPAPEAAQQLAALAGHELLGTEREAGDGTARYRLPGRFHARLVELRTESDRPAEVELARARLVERLVRMVESALALLAPGDGPRPDPLPGPLRLRTAAHAAQWLAEEREQLLTAVGDAIGRGDLDGSSGRLVAALLRALPLCGDALPSDLHRLHVLVLAVAERAGDPRRAAAALLRLGDLQAGAGRWDEAAERYRAAVERAREAGDELGCARALESAAGCYRALGDPLRAGDGYGRALALRQGLGDAAGEARLLARVAEAHTAQRRFEEALREYRAALGMLRRLGDSRGESLVGQALERLQQQLEGEWNHPFAE; translated from the coding sequence GTGGCGAGGAAGACGGCGACCATGGACGCGGCGATCGCCGACGGGGGCGGCCCGGCGGCCGCTGCGGACGCGCTGCCGCCCGGCGCCGCCCCGTTCGCCGGCCGGCGGGCCGAACTCGCCGCCCTCGGCGCGGCCGCCCGCGCCGCGCGGCATGCCCCCGAGGATCGTGGCCGGCTCGTCGTGCTGGCCGGCCGGCCCGGCTCCGGCCGGACGTCCCTCGCCGTCCACCACGCCCGCACGCTGGCCGCCGAGTACCCCGACGGCCTGCTCTACGTCCGGCTCTCCGCCCCGGACGGCGGCCGGGTCACCGCCGGCCGGGCCGCCCGCGAACTGCTCCGGCAGCTCGGCGCCGTCCCGCCCGGACTGCTGCCGCCCGCCGACACCGCGGACACCGAGGACCCGGCCTGCGCCGCGCTGCGCGAGGCCCTGGCCGGGCGCCGCGCCCTGCTGCTGCTCGACGACGTCCGGGACGCCGCCCAGCTGCGGCCGCTGCTCGGCGTCGGCGCCAGCTGCCTGCTGCTGGCCGTCACCGCCGGGCCGCTGACCGGCATCGACAAGGTCGACCCGGTGATCCTCGGCGGGCTCGACCAGACCTCCGCCGTCCGCCTGCTCGGCGAGCTGGTCGGCGGCACCCGGGTCGCGGCCGACCCGGTCGGCGCGGCCGAGCTCGCCGAGGCCTGCGCGGCCCGTCCGGCGGCCCTGCGGCTGATGGCCGACCGGTTGCGCGGAAACGCCCGTGCGGCGGTCACCGACGCCGCGGGAGAGCTCGCCGCCGCCACCGGCCGCGCCGCGGCCGGCACCGCAAAGCCCGCCGACACCCGGGCCGACACCCGTCCGGCAGGCCGCGACGGGGGTCGCGACGGGGCCCAGGACGCCGTCCCGGCGGAGGCCGGGCCGGATTCGGCGGACGGCCCCCGCAAGGGCACCGGCAACCCCGGGGAGCGCAGCGGCACCGCCCCCGGGAAGGGCCGCAAGCAGGCACAGCGGGCCGCCGAGCCCACGGCCGCAGCAGCCCCCGGCCGCCCGGCCGCGGCCCCGCAGCCCGGCGACGACGGGCCACTGCCGCTCCCCGAGGGCGAACCGCTGCTGGGCGCCTTCGACCTGGTCTACCGCGCCCTGCCCGCGGCCCAGGCCCGGATGCTGCGGATGCTCACCCTCGCCCCCGCCCAGCTCGCCGACCTGCGGACCGCCTCCGCCCTGGTGGGCTGCCCGGCCCCCGAGGCGGCCCAGCAGCTGGCCGCCCTGGCCGGCCACGAGCTCCTCGGCACCGAGCGGGAGGCCGGCGACGGCACCGCCCGGTACCGGCTGCCCGGCCGCTTCCACGCCCGGCTGGTCGAGCTGCGGACGGAGTCCGACCGGCCCGCCGAGGTCGAGCTGGCCCGGGCCCGGCTGGTGGAGCGGCTGGTCAGGATGGTCGAGTCGGCACTCGCGCTGCTCGCCCCCGGTGACGGCCCGCGGCCCGACCCGCTGCCCGGGCCGCTGCGCCTGCGGACGGCGGCCCACGCCGCCCAGTGGCTCGCCGAGGAGCGCGAGCAACTGCTCACCGCCGTCGGGGACGCGATCGGGCGGGGCGACCTGGACGGCTCGTCCGGCCGGCTGGTCGCCGCGCTGCTGCGGGCGCTGCCGCTGTGCGGCGACGCCCTGCCGTCCGACCTCCACCGGCTGCACGTCCTGGTGCTCGCCGTCGCCGAGCGGGCCGGGGACCCTCGCCGGGCGGCCGCCGCCCTGCTGCGCCTCGGCGACCTCCAGGCCGGTGCCGGGCGCTGGGACGAGGCCGCCGAGCGCTACCGGGCGGCCGTCGAACGGGCCAGGGAGGCGGGCGACGAGCTCGGGTGCGCCCGCGCGCTGGAGAGCGCGGCGGGCTGCTACCGGGCGCTCGGGGACCCGTTGCGCGCCGGTGACGGGTACGGCCGGGCGCTGGCCCTGCGGCAGGGTCTCGGCGACGCCGCGGGCGAGGCCCGGCTGCTGGCCCGGGTTGCGGAGGCGCACACCGCGCAGCGCCGCTTCGAGGAGGCGCTGCGCGAGTACCGGGCGGCCCTCGGGATGCTGCGCCGGCTGGGCGACAGCCGGGGCGAATCCCTGGTGGGACAGGCGCTGGAGCGCCTCCAGCAGCAGCTCGAAGGCGAGTGGAATCACCCGTTTGCGGAGTAG